In the Ornithinimicrobium pratense genome, GGCCCTTGCCCTCGGAGCCGATGACGACGACCAGCGGCTGGTCGGCCAGCGCCAGACCGGGCAATTCCACGTCGCCGTCGGCGTCCAAGCCGATGACGAAGAAGCCGGCCTTGCGGTAGTCCTCCAAGGTCCGGGTCAGGTTGGTCGCCTGCGCCACTCGGATCCGGGCCGCGGCGCCGGCGGAGGTCTTCCAGGCCGCCGCGGTCACGCCGGCCGAGCGGCGGGCCGGCACCACCACGCCGTGTCCGCCGAAGGCGCCGGCCGACCGGATGATGGCGCCCAGGTTGCGCGGGTCGGTGATGCCGTCGAGCGCGACGATGAGCGGCACCCCGGGCAGCTGCTGGGAGAGCAGGTCATCGGGGTGGGCGTAGTCGTAGGGCGGCACGGTCAGCGCGAGCCCCTGGTGCACCGCGCCGTCGGTGATCCGGTCCAGCTCCCCGCGCGGGGTCTCCAGCAGCGCGATCCCGGCCTCGGTCGCCAGCGTGATCGCCTCCTTGACCCGGTCGTCGCTCTCCATCCGGGTGCCGACGTGCAACGCCGTGCCCGGGACACCGGTCCGCAGCGCCTCGAGCACGCTGTTGCGTCCCACGACCACCTCGGTCGCCGCGCCGCGGCCCGGCCCGGAGCGTCGGGCCGGCTGCCGCCCCCCGCCGTCCTTCGTGGTCCGCGCTGCCCGGCGGGCGGCCGGATGCCCCACCCGCTCCTCGGCCTTGGGCGTCGGGCCCCGGCCCTTGAGCTGCTTGCGGCGCTGCCCGCCGGAGCCGACGGTCATGCCCTTCTTGTTGCTCGTGCGTGCCGCACGTCGCTGCTGGTTGCCTGCCATGTCGCTTCCGTCTCCTCAGCCCAGCGACCAGCGGGCGCCGGCCGGGGTGTCCTCGATGACCACGCCGAGCGCGGTCAGCTGGTCGCGAATGGCGTCCGCCGCCGCGAAGTCCTTGTCGGCCCGCGCCTGTGTCCGCGCCGCGAGCCGCTCCTGCACCAGGGCGGCCAGCACCTCGCCCGCCTGGCCTCCCTCGTCCGCGCCGCCCCACCGCGGGTCCAGGGGGTTGACGCCGAGCACGTCGAGCATGGCGACCAGCTGCTGCAGCGTATGCCGCACCGCAGCCTGCTCCCCGCCGCTCTCCAGCGCCTTGTTCCCCTCGCGCACCGCGCCGAAGACTACGGCCAGTGCCTCAGGCACGTTGACGTCATCGTCCAGCGCCGCCCGGAACTGCGCCGGGAAGGCCTCCTCCACCGGGAGCGCATGCGCCTCCTGCACCACCTGCTCCGCCGAGGCCCCGGCGACCTCCAGGGCGCGCGCCACATACCCCTCGATCCGTTCCACCGCCGCGAGCGCCTCGTCGAGCGAGCCCTCGCCATACTCGATCGTGGAGCGGTAGTGCGCGGCGCCGAGGTAGTAGCGCAGCACCAGTGGGCGGACGGTCTTGGTCAGCTCGGTCACCGCGAGCGCGTTGCCGAGCGACTTGCCCATCTTGGCGCCCTTGACCGTGACCCAGGCGTTGTGCAGCCAGAAGCCCGCGAAGTCGAGGCCGGCGGCACGCGACTGGGCCTGCTCGTTCTCGTGGTGCGGGAAGCGCAGGTCGACGCCGCCGCCGTGGATGTCGAAGGCGTCCCCGAGGTACTTGCGCGCCATCGCCGAGCACTCCAGGTGCCAGCCGGGGCGGCCGCGGCCGTAGGGGGTCGGCCAGGACGCGGTCTCCGGCTCGCCCGCCTTGTGCCCCTTCCAGAGGGCGAAGTCGCGCGGGTCGCGCTTGCCACGCGGGTCGGCGTCACCGGCTGGCTCCATGTCGTCGAGCCTCTGCCGGGTCAGCTCGCCATAGGCCGGCCAGGAGCGGACGTCGAAGTAGACGTCGCCAGAGCCGTCCTCGGCGGCGTAGGCGTGGCCCTTCTCGATCAGGACCTGGATGAGCTCGACCTGCTCGGTGATGTGGCCGGTCGCCCGCGGCTCGTAGGTCGGCGGCAGGACGCCGAGCAGCTCCAGCGCGCGCGTGGTCTCCCGCTCGTGCAGGTAGGACCAGGCCCACCAGGGCTGGCCGGCCTCTTCGGACTTGGCCAGGATCTTGTCGTCGATGTCGGTGACATTGCGGACCAGGGTCACGTCGTAGCCGTGTCCCCGCTCCAGCCAGCGGCGCAGGATGTCGAAGGCGACCGCGAACCGGACGTGCCCGATGTGCGGGCTGCCCTGGGTGGTGAGGCCACAGATGTAGATCCCGACGCGACCGGGCTCGAGCGGCTCGAAGGGCCGCAGCTCGCGGGAGGCGGTGTCATACAGGTGCAGGCTCACCCGGTCAAGGCTACCGGGGGTATGCCGCGCCGCCCGCCACCCCGCAGATCGCCCCTCTCCCCGGGACGGGCAAGGTCCTGCACCACAGACCACGTCGTCAACGCTGCAGGCGGTGCAGAACGTTGCCTGTCCTGGCTGTGGACAATCCTGGCTGTGGACAAGCTCGGACCCCGGGCTGCGCGCCCCGGCAGACTCGAACCATGTCTGCGGAGGGGATCATCTCGTTGCTCGAGGCGCAGGGCGGGGCAGGTAGCCGACGCCAGCTGCAGGAAGCCGGGTTCTCGCGCCGGACTGTGGAGGCGATGGTGCGTCGCCGAGAGCTGGTCAGCGTCCGCAGGGACGCCGTGGTCCTGGCTGCCGAACTGGTCGATGCCACGCCGTGGGCCAGGCGGGCGCTGGAGGCGAGGGCGGTCGGGTTCAGCCTCGCCCCGGCGACCGACGGAGCCCGGGACGCAGCGGTCCATGCGCTCAGCCACGAGAGCGCCCTCATGGTCCATGGGCTCCCCTATTTCGGTGAGGACGGGCTGGTCCATCTCGTCCGGACCGACGGGCTGCGAGGTCGCCGTGACGACACGGTCTGGGTGCACAGCCCGGTCGATCCCAGCTGGGTCGTGGCCGTCGAGGGCCTCCGGGTGATGCGGCCGGTGCTGGCTGCCCTGCAGGTCGCGGCCACGCATGGTGAGGAGGCCGGTCTGGTCGCCCTCGACGGCGTGCTGCACGAGGCACGGCTGCGGGACAAGGACGAGGTCGGCCGCTCGGACGGGCCCGCGACGGCAGCGGCCCACCGACAGATCGCGTCGGCGCTGACCCTCACCTGGGGACCAGGCACTCCGGTGGTCCGGCTCGTCGCCGAGTTCTCGGACGGCCGCAGCGAGTCTGCCGGTGAGAGCCGGAGCCGTTGGCTGCTGCGCCTCCTCGGGTTCGGCCCGACCACCCTCCAGTTCCCCGTGCGCGACGGTGCGGTCCTGGTGGGTCTGGCGGACCTGAAGCTGGACCGCTGGGACGTGCTGATCGAGTTCGACGGGACCGGGAAGTACACCGGCCCCGGCACGCTGCTGGCCGAGAAGGACCGCGAGGACCGGATGCGGGCACTGGGCTATGAGGTGGTCAGACTCCGGTGGGCGGACCTGGCCAGACCGCACCTGGTCCGTCAGCGCATCCTGGCCGCCATCGCCCGCGCGGAGGCCCGGGCCGCCACGACGGGGTGACGTGCAGTTGGTCGGGGTGTCCCCACCGGCTGCAGCAGTCAGACAACGTCCCTGCACGTGCAGTTGGTCGCGGTGTCCCCACCGGCTGCAGCAGACAGACAACGTCCCTGCACGTGCAGTTGGTCGCGGCGTCCCCAGCGGCTGCAGCAGACAGACAACGTCCTGCACCGCACACCGCGTTGACGAGGCTGCATGCGGTGCAAGACCCTGCCTGTCCCAGCACGCCGCCTCAGGTGAGGGGCGGGGGCCGGTGCCACGGCCTACCCTGTGGGTATGCATATCGCCCAGGAACTGGTGCTCGTCGGGACGAGCGTGGAGGGGCGCAACCTGCTGGGCACCAGCCGCAACCTGGTCCTGGCAGGGGCCTTCCTCACCGAGCTGGCGGTCCTGGAGCGCCTGGCCGTCGATGGCAAGAAGCTCCGGGTGCACGACCCCGGGCCGACCGGTGACTACCTCCTCGACGACGCCCTGGTCCGCTTCGCCAAGCTCGAGGGCAAGAAACCGAAGGACGTCCTCGAC is a window encoding:
- the rlmB gene encoding 23S rRNA (guanosine(2251)-2'-O)-methyltransferase RlmB, with translation MAGNQQRRAARTSNKKGMTVGSGGQRRKQLKGRGPTPKAEERVGHPAARRAARTTKDGGGRQPARRSGPGRGAATEVVVGRNSVLEALRTGVPGTALHVGTRMESDDRVKEAITLATEAGIALLETPRGELDRITDGAVHQGLALTVPPYDYAHPDDLLSQQLPGVPLIVALDGITDPRNLGAIIRSAGAFGGHGVVVPARRSAGVTAAAWKTSAGAAARIRVAQATNLTRTLEDYRKAGFFVIGLDADGDVELPGLALADQPLVVVIGSEGKGLSRLVRETCDQIVSIPMAGVTESLNAGIAAAVTLYEIARARARR
- the cysS gene encoding cysteine--tRNA ligase, whose translation is MSLHLYDTASRELRPFEPLEPGRVGIYICGLTTQGSPHIGHVRFAVAFDILRRWLERGHGYDVTLVRNVTDIDDKILAKSEEAGQPWWAWSYLHERETTRALELLGVLPPTYEPRATGHITEQVELIQVLIEKGHAYAAEDGSGDVYFDVRSWPAYGELTRQRLDDMEPAGDADPRGKRDPRDFALWKGHKAGEPETASWPTPYGRGRPGWHLECSAMARKYLGDAFDIHGGGVDLRFPHHENEQAQSRAAGLDFAGFWLHNAWVTVKGAKMGKSLGNALAVTELTKTVRPLVLRYYLGAAHYRSTIEYGEGSLDEALAAVERIEGYVARALEVAGASAEQVVQEAHALPVEEAFPAQFRAALDDDVNVPEALAVVFGAVREGNKALESGGEQAAVRHTLQQLVAMLDVLGVNPLDPRWGGADEGGQAGEVLAALVQERLAARTQARADKDFAAADAIRDQLTALGVVIEDTPAGARWSLG